CAACTTACCAAGTAGGTTGACTTCGTCGGTGTTCGGCCCGGCTGTACGATATCTCTGTAAGGGTCGGGCATCGCCAGGTCGACCGAACGGGTACCTTGCTGACGTTGTTCCCGTAGAGAAGAACGGAGATCGCGACCTTCAGTGGGTTTGCGAACGCTCTATTTCAAATTACGTGGACGGGAAGGAGATGGTCGAGGAACGAATCAACGAAGATCCCAGCACACACTCGCTGCCCATCGTTAACTTACCCACCAGCCTCATCAGGCTAGAGCACTCACTTTTAAATATGAGTTCAGACCAGCATCACCTGCGCGATACAGACACAGAGGAACGGTTCGAGTTCAAGAAAGAACAGCGAGCCGCGGTCAAATCCGACAAGGGACTGACCGAAGAGGTCGTCCGCCTCATCAGCGAGGACAAGGACGAACCCGAATGGATGCTCCAGCGCCGCCTTCGCGCGCTGGAACATTACCAGAATATGCCCCTGCCGACGGACTGGCCCGGCCAGCCCGATTTGACGCAACTCGACGTCGAAGAGATCATTCCTTATATTCGCCCGGACGTGGACAAGCGTGAAGGCGCGGACAGCTGGGACGACCTCCCGGACGACATCAAGGACACGTTCGAGAAACTTGGCATTCCGGAAGCCGAGCGCAAAGCGCTCTCCGGCGTCGGTGCCCAGTACGAGTCCGAGGTCGTCTACCAGAACATGCAGGACCAGTGGGAGGAAAAGGGCGTCGTCTTCTGCAACATGGACGAAGCCGTCCAGGAGCACGAAGCCCTCGTCAAAGAGTACTTCATGACGAAGTGCGTGCCGCCGAGCGACAACAAGTTCGCGGCACTCCACGGGGCCGTTTGGTCTGGCGGGTCGTTCGTCTATGTTCCCGAGAATGTAACGGTCGAAATGCCCGTGCAGGCGTACTTCCGAATGAATTCCGAAGGGATGGGGCAGTTCGAGCACACGCTCATCATCGCCGAGGAAGGCTCCGAGGTTCACTACATCGAAGGCTGTTCTGCCCCGAAATACGGCAGTCACAACCTCCACTCCGGCGGCGTCGAAGTGTTCGTGGACGAGGACGCCCACGTCCAGTATTCGACTGTGCAAAACTGGTCGAAGAATACGTTCAACCTGAACACCAAACGTGCCATCGTCGAAGCCGGGGGCCGCATGGAATGGATCTCTGGCAGCATGGGATCGAAGGCAACGATGCTGTACCCGTGTTCCATCCTGAAGGGACGTGGCGCGAGCGCAAATCAGATCTCCATCGCGTTCGCTGGCAAAGGTCAGAACATCGACACCGGCGCGAAGGTGTACCACAACGCGCCGAAAACGAACTCGACAATCGAGTCGAAGTCCATCAGCAAGGACGGCGGCCGAACGAACTACCGTGGTCTTGTCCACATCAGCGATGGTGCGGTGGATTCGAGCACGTCCGTTGAGTGTGACGCGCTGATGTTCGACAACGAATCTACGTCGGACACCATGCCGTACATGGAAATCAACGAAGACCGCGTCGATGTCGCTCACGAGGCAACGGTCGGGAAGATCGGTGACGAGGACGTGTTCTACCTCCAGAGTCGCGGATTGGACGACGACGACGCGAAACAGATGATTGTGAGCGGGTTCATCGAACCCATCACGGAAGAACTCCCGATCGAGTACGCGGTGGAGCTAAACCGTCTCATCGAACTCGAAATGGAGGGAAGCCTTGGCTAGTCTTTTTAGATCTCTAGAATCATTTTACAGGAATTCAAGCCGAGTTCCACTGATTTGACCCTGAAGGGGGTTCACTGCAGCTTAATTTAGATTGGGGTTATCAACTACAGCACGGTCAACGGATCTCGTAGAATGACATCCTCTCCTACCCCATGTTGGGTCACGATGTCCTGCACGATCGCACGGAGTTTGGTATCGGCAGTGGCTAGGTGGACAGTCTCGTCAGTAGCAAGGCCACAGACGAGGGCTGGAATGTACTGATCCGCTTTGACGGTATGTTCCGGAAGCGTGTCGTCTGCAATGCGCTGACGTGCTTCGTCAATTACGCCACTGTACGTCTCGAAATCCGGTATCCGAAGCACAAGAAATCCGTCATCAACTAATTGTTGAATTGCCTGTGCAGAGGCATGATGATTGACTGGTGCGTTTTCAGCCGCAAGCACATCATCAACGAGTTCTTGCTTGACCGAACGAGGAAGGACAAGCGTTAATCCTTCTTCAACGGCGGTTCGAACGCGATCTGGAAACGCTCTCCCATGCATGACAACCGCATTTGCGTCCAGCACGACCACATTCATCGGGTAAACAACTCGAGTTCAGCTGCCAGTCGAAGGAAATCAGCATGCTGTATCTCAAGTACACCACTTGCCTCGCGATAGGTGAGGTCACCATCCTCGACACGTTCCCAGACATCAAGGAGTTCGTCGATGATACTATCACCATATGTGTCGAGCATATACTCAGTCGTTTCGGACTCTGCCTCAACAGCCGTCGCGATGGCGTCCAGTGAGAGATGAATATCAAAGTCAACGGCAGTGTAGGTCGCAGGCTTCATTTGCTTCCGATGGAGGAGACCCGCTTGGTGCAGCTCGCGACAATAGTCGTGTGCTGTCGTATGTGGGAGCCCAAGGTCGTCTTTGAGGGTGGTGACGGCGAACTGCTCGTGCTTGGCTGCGTGGCTGAGGATCTCGAGCTTGCGGTCATGTGCCAATTGCTCAAACACCGTCTGGAGACGTTTCCGGGAGATGGGAGTATCGTTTGTGACTCTCATACGAATTTCACGAATATACGAAATATTCGTATGGACCTAAACCTGTCGAACAGCCGAATCTGAGAGTATCACCACTACACTCAAAATTGTGAAAATTGAATCACTGAGTTTTAACCGGCTTGCGTGGAGTCTCGGTGTATGCTGGTCGCATCGACGGTCAGATAAGAAACGACAATCCGCGCTTTTTCCCGCTGAACCGAACTAGATTCTCACCACAAGCCCGAGTTTTGATGCATCTCTTATTTTCATATAATTTTCTACTGAATAGGCTTTAGTAACGCAATTTCTGAGTCAGTCACGGGCTCATCTTGCAAGTGGAGATCGATCGTGCGCGCTGTTTCTGACAGGAGAACGCTAAACACCTGTGCGGCAGAGTCTTCAGCAAGGCGCAGAGGGTTCCACGTTGCATGGGTTAGGATCGCGTTCCTGAGAGCTTTTGGAAGAGGTCACCTATTGTGATATTTGTAACTCTGTTGACTCCTATAACATGCGGCTATCTTCGTTGGTGGCATCGTATTCAGTCACTGGTTGAAGCTTATTCTCGAGAACGGTTCTACGCAGCTCTCATGTGAGAAAATGTTCCTTTCCCGGTATCGCAGGAAATAAACCTCTAGATGAGCTATCTCGTGATATAGTTCTTGGACGTTGTG
The window above is part of the Haladaptatus caseinilyticus genome. Proteins encoded here:
- a CDS encoding helix-turn-helix domain-containing protein → MRVTNDTPISRKRLQTVFEQLAHDRKLEILSHAAKHEQFAVTTLKDDLGLPHTTAHDYCRELHQAGLLHRKQMKPATYTAVDFDIHLSLDAIATAVEAESETTEYMLDTYGDSIIDELLDVWERVEDGDLTYREASGVLEIQHADFLRLAAELELFTR
- the sufB gene encoding Fe-S cluster assembly protein SufB, translated to MSSDQHHLRDTDTEERFEFKKEQRAAVKSDKGLTEEVVRLISEDKDEPEWMLQRRLRALEHYQNMPLPTDWPGQPDLTQLDVEEIIPYIRPDVDKREGADSWDDLPDDIKDTFEKLGIPEAERKALSGVGAQYESEVVYQNMQDQWEEKGVVFCNMDEAVQEHEALVKEYFMTKCVPPSDNKFAALHGAVWSGGSFVYVPENVTVEMPVQAYFRMNSEGMGQFEHTLIIAEEGSEVHYIEGCSAPKYGSHNLHSGGVEVFVDEDAHVQYSTVQNWSKNTFNLNTKRAIVEAGGRMEWISGSMGSKATMLYPCSILKGRGASANQISIAFAGKGQNIDTGAKVYHNAPKTNSTIESKSISKDGGRTNYRGLVHISDGAVDSSTSVECDALMFDNESTSDTMPYMEINEDRVDVAHEATVGKIGDEDVFYLQSRGLDDDDAKQMIVSGFIEPITEELPIEYAVELNRLIELEMEGSLG